A region of Microbacterium suwonense DNA encodes the following proteins:
- a CDS encoding amino acid ABC transporter substrate-binding protein codes for MPQHTAHSTPGGYPHVSSPHRRRRTAAPAESPSGAGADYGLVKGGTLTVATEGTYRPFSFHADGGTGDLTGFDVEVIQAVADELGLEVRFQETQWDAIFAGLDAGRFDVIANQVTINDERKAKYLFSAPYTVSPGVIVVAEDDDSISSFDDLAGKTAAQSLTSNWNDLALESGAKVEAVDGWAQAVSLLRQERVDATINDKLTFLDYETTDGPTGLKIAAETEESGKQAFAFAKDKEALVKAVDGALDGLRADGTLAKISEKYFGADVTE; via the coding sequence GTGCCGCAGCACACAGCACACAGCACCCCAGGAGGGTATCCGCATGTCTCGTCGCCTCATCGTCGCCGCCGCACGGCCGCTCCCGCCGAGAGCCCCAGCGGGGCGGGCGCCGACTACGGCCTCGTCAAGGGCGGTACGCTCACTGTCGCCACCGAGGGAACCTACCGCCCGTTCAGCTTCCACGCTGACGGCGGCACCGGCGATCTGACCGGCTTCGATGTCGAGGTCATCCAGGCCGTCGCCGATGAGCTGGGTCTCGAGGTCCGGTTCCAGGAGACCCAGTGGGATGCGATCTTCGCCGGTCTGGATGCCGGCAGGTTCGACGTCATCGCCAACCAGGTCACGATCAACGATGAGCGCAAGGCGAAGTACCTCTTCAGCGCGCCGTACACGGTCTCGCCTGGCGTGATCGTGGTCGCCGAGGACGATGACTCGATCAGCTCCTTCGACGACCTGGCGGGCAAGACCGCCGCGCAGTCGCTGACGAGCAACTGGAACGACCTCGCTCTCGAGTCCGGCGCCAAGGTCGAGGCCGTCGACGGATGGGCGCAGGCCGTCTCACTGCTGCGGCAGGAGCGCGTGGACGCCACGATCAACGACAAGCTCACCTTCCTCGACTACGAGACCACCGATGGTCCCACCGGCCTGAAGATTGCGGCCGAGACCGAGGAGTCCGGCAAGCAGGCGTTCGCCTTCGCGAAGGACAAGGAAGCGCTCGTGAAGGCCGTCGACGGCGCACTCGACGGGCTGCGGGCCGACGGCACCCTCGCGAAGATCAGCGAGAAGTACTTCGGCGCCGACGTCACCGAATAG
- a CDS encoding amino acid ABC transporter permease encodes MDAWQLFLNSLGPIALGGLLGTIPLALVSFALGLILAVGVALMRISKAPVVAGIARFYVSVIRGTPLLVQLFVIFYGMPAVGIVIDPWPSAIVALSLNVGGYGAEVVRAAILSVPQGQWEAAYTIGMNRTHTLTRIILPQAARVSVPPLSNTFISLVKDTSLTSTILVTELFRVSQQIAASSYQVMVVYLCAALVYWVICLVLATGQSALERRLDSRVSN; translated from the coding sequence ATGGATGCCTGGCAGCTGTTCCTGAACTCCCTCGGGCCGATCGCCCTGGGCGGGCTGCTGGGCACCATCCCGCTCGCGCTGGTCTCCTTCGCCCTCGGCCTGATCCTCGCGGTCGGCGTCGCCCTGATGCGGATCTCGAAGGCTCCGGTCGTAGCCGGGATAGCCCGGTTCTATGTGTCCGTGATCCGCGGAACCCCGCTGCTCGTGCAGTTGTTCGTGATCTTCTACGGCATGCCCGCCGTCGGCATCGTCATCGATCCGTGGCCGAGCGCCATCGTCGCCCTGTCGCTGAACGTCGGCGGCTACGGTGCCGAGGTCGTGCGGGCCGCGATCCTCTCGGTGCCGCAGGGGCAGTGGGAGGCGGCGTACACGATCGGGATGAATCGCACGCACACCCTCACGCGGATCATCCTGCCGCAGGCGGCGCGGGTGTCGGTGCCGCCGCTGTCGAACACGTTCATCTCGCTGGTGAAGGACACCTCGCTGACATCGACGATCCTGGTCACCGAGCTGTTCCGGGTGTCGCAGCAGATCGCGGCGTCGTCGTATCAGGTGATGGTGGTGTATCTCTGCGCGGCATTGGTGTACTGGGTGATCTGCCTGGTGCTGGCCACAGGGCAGAGCGCCCTGGAGAGGAGGCTCGACAGCCGTGTCTCGAACTGA
- a CDS encoding LysE/ArgO family amino acid transporter, with protein sequence MLTVLAGLGLGLSLIVAIGAQNVFVLRQGMRREHVLAVVVICAASDAVLIAAGVGGLGVMISAAPWLVPIARWAGALFLATYGILAARRAWHGGGELTAEGTELAAERTEPSAGTASARSGGAATLTRTRLVPVILTTLALTWLNPHVYLDTVLMLGSIAATHGEQRWLFAAGAIAASILWFAALGFGARYLGRWLRTPRAWRVLDALIAVVMIMLAVGLVLPTLGV encoded by the coding sequence ATGCTCACCGTTCTCGCGGGTCTCGGACTCGGCCTGTCGCTCATCGTGGCGATCGGGGCCCAGAACGTCTTCGTGCTGCGGCAGGGAATGCGCCGGGAGCACGTGCTCGCCGTCGTGGTGATCTGCGCCGCATCGGATGCCGTGCTCATCGCCGCCGGGGTCGGAGGGCTCGGCGTCATGATCTCCGCCGCGCCCTGGCTCGTGCCGATCGCACGGTGGGCGGGAGCCCTGTTCCTGGCGACCTATGGAATCCTGGCCGCCCGGCGCGCGTGGCACGGGGGCGGCGAGCTCACGGCAGAGGGCACCGAGCTCGCAGCAGAGCGCACGGAGCCGTCAGCCGGCACCGCATCCGCTCGGTCAGGCGGTGCCGCGACGCTGACCCGAACGCGCCTGGTCCCGGTGATCCTCACCACGCTGGCGCTGACCTGGTTGAACCCGCACGTGTACCTCGACACGGTGCTCATGCTGGGGTCGATCGCCGCGACGCACGGCGAGCAGCGCTGGCTCTTCGCCGCCGGGGCGATCGCCGCCAGCATCCTGTGGTTCGCCGCGCTCGGCTTCGGTGCCCGCTATCTCGGTCGGTGGCTGCGCACTCCCCGCGCGTGGCGCGTGCTGGACGCGCTGATCGCGGTCGTCATGATCATGCTCGCCGTCGGCCTGGTGCTGCCCACGCTCGGCGTGTAG
- a CDS encoding ArgP/LysG family DNA-binding transcriptional regulator, with the protein MRIDAQLAATVAAAIDEGSFDAAARRLHITLGGEPADQGRRAAARPGGRRALSTGARHRGGEALVRLARQVELLEHDAIAGFGLADAEGEQVPRIRVPLAVNADSMATWFLAPIARVAQRHPVDVDLHRDDQDYTARLLESGEVMAAVTSESDPVGGSAVTPLGVLEYRPMATPDYIARWFGGGVSTDALRSAPFVDFDRRDSLQQDWLRAKGVDPWQVPRHYVPASHDFSQAVRLGLGWGLIPSPQAGADLIDLGGPPTRVPLYWQQWNLSSPLLDALAAEIVAEARRVLSPL; encoded by the coding sequence GTGAGGATCGATGCGCAACTGGCTGCCACCGTCGCCGCAGCCATCGACGAGGGCAGCTTCGACGCCGCCGCCCGGCGCCTGCACATCACCCTCGGCGGTGAGCCAGCGGATCAAGGCCGTCGAGCAGCAGCTCGGCCGGGTGGTCGTCGTGCGCTCTCGACCGGTGCGCGCCACCGAGGCGGGGAGGCCCTCGTCCGACTGGCGCGGCAGGTCGAGCTGCTGGAGCACGATGCCATCGCCGGCTTCGGGCTCGCGGATGCCGAGGGGGAGCAGGTGCCCCGCATCCGGGTGCCGCTCGCCGTGAACGCCGATTCGATGGCGACCTGGTTCCTCGCTCCGATCGCGCGCGTCGCGCAACGGCATCCGGTCGACGTCGACCTGCACCGCGACGACCAGGACTACACCGCGCGGCTGCTGGAATCCGGCGAGGTGATGGCGGCGGTCACCAGCGAGTCCGATCCGGTCGGCGGAAGCGCGGTGACGCCGCTGGGGGTGCTGGAGTACCGTCCGATGGCGACGCCCGACTACATCGCCCGGTGGTTCGGCGGCGGCGTGAGCACCGACGCCCTGCGGTCGGCGCCGTTCGTGGACTTCGATCGGCGCGACAGCCTGCAGCAGGACTGGCTGCGGGCCAAGGGAGTGGACCCCTGGCAGGTGCCACGCCACTACGTGCCGGCCTCCCACGACTTCTCTCAAGCCGTGCGGCTGGGACTGGGCTGGGGACTCATCCCCTCGCCGCAGGCCGGGGCCGACCTCATCGACCTGGGCGGGCCGCCCACGCGGGTGCCGCTGTACTGGCAGCAGTGGAACCTGAGCTCCCCTCTGCTGGACGCGCTCGCCGCAGAGATCGTCGCCGAGGCCCGCCGCGTGCTCTCCCCGCTCTGA
- a CDS encoding YqaJ viral recombinase family protein yields the protein MTPELEARIIADSRDRVAWLRARARGITATDVAGLSGESSIARAADAKLGHGPRFGGNAYTDHGRRREPEIASWVAATHGILPSSALFRAEVEKRHLATPDGVCVDGEGRVLLAEIKTTNKSWHTIPRTYLRQVWWQQYVLGAERTLFVWEEHVDFQPVHDEPKSVWIDRDDTQIRRLVGLANRLIDELYHRTTGQLPPAREPVTPSRRSALRERDMFRALALSD from the coding sequence GTGACCCCGGAACTCGAAGCGCGCATCATCGCGGATTCTCGCGATCGGGTCGCCTGGCTTCGAGCACGGGCACGCGGCATCACCGCGACCGACGTCGCAGGGCTCTCCGGAGAGTCGTCGATCGCCAGGGCGGCGGATGCCAAGCTCGGCCACGGCCCGCGGTTCGGCGGCAACGCGTACACCGATCACGGCCGCCGGCGCGAACCGGAGATCGCCTCCTGGGTGGCCGCGACACACGGCATCCTGCCCTCCTCCGCGCTGTTCCGCGCCGAGGTGGAGAAGCGCCACCTGGCCACGCCCGACGGCGTGTGCGTCGACGGCGAGGGACGCGTGCTGCTCGCCGAGATCAAGACCACGAACAAGTCCTGGCACACCATCCCGCGCACCTACCTGCGCCAGGTGTGGTGGCAGCAGTACGTGCTGGGGGCGGAGCGCACACTGTTCGTCTGGGAGGAGCACGTCGACTTCCAGCCGGTGCACGACGAGCCCAAGAGCGTGTGGATCGATCGTGACGACACGCAGATCCGCCGCTTGGTCGGGCTGGCGAACCGGCTGATAGACGAGCTCTACCATCGCACCACCGGACAACTGCCGCCGGCCCGCGAGCCCGTGACCCCGAGTCGCCGGAGCGCCCTGCGCGAGCGCGACATGTTCCGTGCCCTCGCGCTCTCGGACTGA
- the rplJ gene encoding 50S ribosomal protein L10, giving the protein MAQKDATVAELTKNFENSNAVLLTEYRGLTVAQLKQLRNDIRQDAEYAVVKNTLTKIAANNAGITTLDDDLKGPSAVAFVHGDFVATAKALRDFAKANPLLVIKGGVFEGKTLDADEVNKYASLESREVLLAKAAGMMKATMGKAAATIDALREKLETAEAA; this is encoded by the coding sequence ATGGCGCAGAAGGATGCAACGGTTGCCGAGCTCACGAAGAACTTCGAGAACTCGAACGCCGTCCTGCTGACCGAGTACCGCGGTCTGACGGTTGCCCAGCTCAAGCAGCTGCGCAACGACATCCGTCAGGACGCGGAGTACGCCGTGGTGAAGAACACGCTGACCAAGATCGCCGCCAACAACGCGGGGATCACGACGCTGGACGACGACCTCAAGGGTCCGTCGGCCGTCGCGTTCGTGCACGGTGACTTCGTCGCCACTGCCAAGGCTCTGCGTGACTTCGCCAAGGCCAACCCGCTTCTCGTGATCAAGGGCGGCGTGTTCGAGGGCAAGACCCTCGACGCCGACGAGGTCAACAAGTACGCCTCGCTCGAGAGCCGTGAGGTTCTGCTGGCGAAGGCTGCGGGCATGATGAAGGCGACGATGGGCAAGGCTGCCGCCACCATCGACGCGCTTCGCGAAAAGCTGGAGACCGCAGAGGCCGCGTGA
- the rplL gene encoding 50S ribosomal protein L7/L12 has product MAKLTTEELLEQFAGLTLVELSEFVKAFEEKFDVTAAAPVAVAGAAGGAGEAAAEEEKDSFDVILEAAGDKKIQVIKAVRELTSLGLGEAKAVVDGAPKAVLEGANKEAAEKAKEVLEAAGATVTLK; this is encoded by the coding sequence ATGGCGAAGCTCACCACTGAGGAGCTGCTGGAGCAGTTTGCTGGCCTTACCCTTGTCGAGCTCAGCGAGTTCGTGAAGGCGTTCGAGGAGAAGTTCGACGTCACCGCTGCCGCCCCCGTCGCCGTTGCCGGCGCTGCCGGTGGCGCAGGCGAGGCCGCTGCCGAGGAGGAGAAGGACTCGTTCGACGTCATCCTCGAGGCTGCCGGCGACAAGAAGATCCAGGTCATCAAGGCTGTCCGCGAGCTCACCTCGCTCGGCCTCGGCGAGGCCAAGGCCGTCGTCGACGGTGCCCCCAAGGCCGTCCTGGAGGGCGCCAACAAGGAGGCCGCCGAGAAGGCCAAGGAGGTCCTCGAGGCCGCTGGAGCCACGGTCACCCTCAAGTAA
- a CDS encoding LacI family DNA-binding transcriptional regulator, producing the protein MDGIIAVGIQPSARELERLVQVDSPLVSVGAYREHTSAVSIDDAAAARIATEHLIDLGHRDIVFLCGRADAATHAYGDEQRRAGYRSAMTAADLESHIRFAEGAPTMPGGYEAGVRMLGDRQHRPTAVLAVCDEAAIGAMIAARRLGLSVPAELSIVGIDDHEHAEMFTLTTVRQQPRAQGRAAVELLRQHIKAPDAASVQRVLPSELVVRASTAVPRA; encoded by the coding sequence CTGGACGGCATCATCGCCGTCGGCATCCAGCCCAGCGCCCGCGAACTCGAGCGGCTCGTGCAGGTCGATTCGCCCCTGGTGAGCGTCGGCGCCTACCGGGAGCACACCAGCGCCGTCTCGATCGACGACGCCGCCGCCGCGCGCATCGCGACCGAGCACCTCATCGACCTCGGGCACCGCGACATCGTCTTCCTCTGCGGACGGGCGGATGCCGCGACCCATGCCTACGGCGACGAGCAGCGACGCGCCGGCTACCGATCGGCGATGACCGCGGCCGATCTGGAATCGCACATCAGATTCGCCGAAGGGGCGCCGACCATGCCCGGCGGCTACGAGGCAGGGGTGCGGATGCTGGGCGACCGCCAGCATCGCCCCACGGCCGTGCTCGCCGTCTGCGACGAGGCTGCGATCGGCGCCATGATCGCCGCGCGGCGGCTCGGCCTGTCTGTGCCTGCCGAGCTCAGCATCGTCGGCATCGACGATCATGAGCATGCTGAGATGTTCACCCTCACGACGGTCCGGCAGCAGCCGCGCGCCCAGGGCCGGGCCGCCGTCGAGCTGCTGCGCCAGCACATCAAGGCGCCGGATGCGGCATCCGTGCAGCGCGTGCTGCCCTCCGAACTCGTCGTGCGCGCATCGACGGCCGTTCCCCGTGCATAG
- a CDS encoding LacI family DNA-binding transcriptional regulator — translation MSTIADVAARAGVSKATASRALSGGGYVSDAARTRVLTAASELDYIAHSSAMSLATGRSLSVGVILPALDRWFFTELLAGIQDELLASGLDLVLYGIGEGTAERARLFEKVLPAGAWTASSPSASSPAPANSSGSCRSIRPW, via the coding sequence ATGAGCACGATCGCCGATGTCGCCGCGCGCGCCGGCGTCTCCAAAGCCACAGCCAGTCGCGCCCTCAGCGGCGGCGGCTACGTCTCGGATGCCGCACGCACCAGGGTGCTGACCGCTGCGAGCGAGCTGGACTACATCGCGCACTCCTCGGCGATGAGCTTGGCGACCGGTCGCTCGCTGTCTGTCGGGGTGATCCTGCCGGCACTGGACCGCTGGTTCTTCACAGAGCTGCTCGCCGGCATCCAGGACGAGCTGCTGGCATCCGGCCTGGATCTCGTGCTGTACGGCATCGGCGAGGGCACCGCCGAACGAGCGCGCCTCTTCGAGAAGGTACTCCCCGCCGGCGCCTGGACGGCATCATCGCCGTCGGCATCCAGCCCAGCGCCCGCGAACTCGAGCGGCTCGTGCAGGTCGATTCGCCCCTGGTGA
- a CDS encoding ABC transporter substrate-binding protein, giving the protein MALSQRYRLLAPLALVGAAAIALTGCAEATPGGGNGDSDGKTTIRISGGITGSEAEDLNKSFEQFTKDTGIKVEYTGDKSFEGNIVTKVTGGDAPDIAIVPQPGLLKTLVETGKVKEAPDSVSKAVDENWSEDWKNYGTFDGTFYAAPMLANLKGYIWYSPQKFKEWGVEVPKTWDEMISLTDTIREKTGDAPWCAGFFSDAASGWPGTDWIEDMVLRQSGPEVYDKWIDGDVKFTDPEIKEAFDAVGSILKNPDYVNAGFGGVKSINSTAFGDVAAKVADGTCALTHQASFLSANFLDVKNADGETPTVDPDGDVYAFLMPGVKEGELSVEGGGEFVASFNADPSTVKVLEFMASPEFADARVELGGVLSANKNADPSLASSEFLQEAMKIMQDDNTTFRFDASDLMPSTVGSGSFWKGMVDWIDGKSTDEVLANIQAGYEN; this is encoded by the coding sequence ATGGCTTTGTCACAGCGATACCGCCTTCTCGCTCCCCTCGCTCTGGTCGGTGCGGCTGCGATCGCCCTGACCGGGTGCGCGGAAGCGACACCGGGCGGCGGCAACGGCGACAGCGACGGCAAGACGACGATCCGCATCTCCGGCGGCATCACCGGCTCGGAGGCCGAAGACCTCAACAAGTCGTTCGAGCAGTTCACCAAGGACACCGGCATCAAGGTCGAGTACACCGGTGACAAGAGCTTCGAGGGCAACATCGTCACCAAGGTGACCGGTGGCGACGCGCCCGACATCGCGATCGTCCCGCAGCCCGGCCTGCTGAAGACCCTGGTCGAGACCGGCAAGGTCAAGGAGGCGCCGGACAGCGTCTCGAAGGCAGTCGACGAGAACTGGTCCGAAGACTGGAAGAACTACGGCACCTTCGACGGCACGTTCTACGCGGCGCCGATGCTCGCCAACCTCAAGGGCTACATCTGGTACTCGCCGCAGAAGTTCAAGGAGTGGGGCGTCGAGGTTCCCAAGACCTGGGACGAGATGATCTCGCTCACCGACACGATCCGCGAGAAGACGGGTGACGCACCCTGGTGCGCCGGATTCTTCTCCGATGCGGCCTCCGGCTGGCCGGGAACCGACTGGATCGAGGACATGGTTCTGCGCCAGTCCGGCCCCGAGGTCTACGACAAGTGGATCGACGGCGACGTGAAGTTCACCGACCCCGAGATCAAGGAGGCGTTCGACGCCGTCGGCTCGATCCTGAAGAACCCGGACTACGTCAACGCCGGGTTCGGTGGAGTCAAGAGCATCAACTCGACGGCGTTCGGTGACGTGGCGGCCAAGGTGGCCGACGGCACCTGCGCACTGACCCACCAGGCGTCGTTCCTGTCGGCGAACTTCCTCGACGTGAAGAACGCCGATGGCGAGACCCCGACGGTCGACCCCGACGGTGACGTCTACGCGTTCCTGATGCCGGGTGTCAAGGAGGGCGAGCTGAGCGTCGAGGGCGGTGGCGAGTTCGTCGCCAGCTTCAACGCCGACCCGTCCACCGTCAAGGTGCTCGAGTTCATGGCCTCGCCCGAGTTCGCCGACGCTCGCGTTGAGCTGGGCGGCGTGCTCTCCGCAAACAAGAACGCCGACCCGAGCCTGGCCTCGAGCGAGTTCCTGCAGGAAGCCATGAAGATCATGCAGGACGACAACACCACCTTCCGCTTCGACGCATCCGATCTGATGCCGTCCACGGTCGGCTCGGGCTCGTTCTGGAAGGGCATGGTCGACTGGATCGACGGCAAGTCCACCGACGAGGTGCTCGCCAACATCCAGGCGGGTTACGAGAACTGA
- a CDS encoding carbohydrate ABC transporter permease — translation MTATEAVVLDGRSKRQIERETRRNEAIAHKKLTSKGATLAAVIIAFFWTIPTFGLLVTSFRPGADTQSTGWWTAFTDPAFTLENYFEALTAGGTSTTLAVAFVNSLAITIPATVFPIALASLAAYAFAWIDFKGRNLLFVFVFALQIVPLQMALVPLLSLFSTGLTLGDVVVFPGFTLNDLDYSFARVWIAHAIFALPLATFMLHNFISEIPGDIVEAARVDGAGHGQVFFRIILPLAMPAIASFGIFQFLWVWNDLLVATIFASPGALPITQALNSLSGTWGNRWFLQSAGTFISIIVPLIVFFALQRFFVRGLLAGATKG, via the coding sequence ATGACCGCCACAGAAGCCGTCGTCCTGGACGGTCGCAGCAAGCGTCAGATCGAACGCGAGACCCGCCGCAACGAGGCCATCGCCCACAAGAAGCTCACGTCGAAGGGCGCCACGCTCGCCGCGGTGATCATCGCCTTCTTCTGGACGATTCCCACCTTCGGGCTGCTCGTCACCTCGTTCCGCCCCGGTGCGGACACACAGTCGACCGGCTGGTGGACCGCCTTCACCGATCCCGCGTTCACGCTAGAGAACTACTTCGAGGCGCTGACCGCCGGTGGAACGTCGACGACGCTGGCCGTCGCGTTCGTGAACTCCCTCGCGATCACCATCCCGGCCACGGTGTTCCCGATCGCCCTCGCCTCGCTGGCCGCCTACGCGTTCGCGTGGATCGACTTCAAGGGCCGCAACCTGCTGTTCGTGTTCGTGTTCGCGCTGCAGATCGTGCCGCTGCAGATGGCCCTGGTGCCGCTGCTGAGCCTGTTCTCCACCGGACTCACGCTGGGCGATGTGGTGGTGTTCCCCGGGTTCACGCTGAACGACCTGGACTACAGCTTCGCCCGGGTGTGGATCGCGCACGCGATCTTCGCGCTGCCGCTGGCCACGTTCATGCTGCACAACTTCATCTCCGAGATCCCCGGCGACATCGTCGAGGCGGCCCGGGTGGACGGCGCCGGTCACGGCCAGGTGTTCTTCCGCATCATCCTGCCGCTGGCGATGCCGGCGATCGCCTCGTTCGGCATCTTCCAGTTCCTGTGGGTGTGGAACGATCTGCTGGTCGCGACCATCTTCGCCTCGCCGGGGGCCCTGCCGATCACCCAGGCGCTGAACTCGCTGTCCGGAACCTGGGGCAACAGGTGGTTCCTGCAGTCGGCGGGTACGTTCATCTCGATCATCGTGCCGCTGATCGTGTTCTTCGCGCTGCAGCGCTTCTTCGTCCGCGGCCTGCTGGCCGGCGCGACGAAGGGCTGA
- a CDS encoding cystathionine beta-synthase, with product MRYAENIVDLVGDTPLVKLNRVTDGIACTVLVKLEYLNPGGSAKDRIATRIIDAAEASGQLRPGGTIVEPTSGNTGVGLALVAQQRGYRCVFVVPDKVGQDKIDVLRAYGAEVVVTPTSVPADSPESYYSVSDRLARDIPGAFKPNQYENPNGPRSHYETTGPEIWRDTDGRITHFVAGVGTGGTITGTGRYLREVSDGGVRIVGVDPEGSVYSGGTGRPYLVEGVGEDIWPGAYDPQVPHEIVAVTDAEAFAMTRRLAREEGVLVGGSSGMAVVGALRVAQNLPADAVMVVLLPDGGRGYLGKIFNDSWMRSYGFSEVQEEETVADVLAARDTVVKQKQPTGRSIPALVHTHPDETVLEAIGIMSEYAVSQLVVLSAEPPVMMGEVLGAVDEKGLLDRLFRGEAQPSDPVRAHVAAPLPLVGIHATVAQARAALADADALLVTSGGRPHTVLTRQDLLAYLAR from the coding sequence ATGCGCTATGCCGAGAACATCGTCGACCTGGTCGGCGACACGCCCCTGGTCAAGCTCAACCGGGTGACCGACGGCATCGCCTGCACCGTGCTCGTCAAGCTCGAGTACCTGAACCCCGGCGGCTCCGCCAAGGACCGCATCGCGACGCGCATCATCGACGCTGCCGAGGCCTCGGGCCAGCTGCGGCCGGGCGGCACGATCGTCGAGCCCACCAGCGGCAACACCGGCGTCGGCCTGGCTCTGGTGGCACAGCAGCGCGGCTACCGCTGCGTGTTCGTCGTGCCCGACAAGGTCGGACAGGACAAGATCGACGTGCTGCGTGCGTACGGCGCCGAGGTGGTCGTCACGCCGACATCCGTCCCTGCCGACAGCCCGGAGTCGTACTACAGCGTCAGCGACCGGCTCGCACGAGACATCCCGGGCGCCTTCAAGCCGAACCAGTACGAGAACCCGAACGGCCCGCGCAGCCACTACGAGACCACCGGTCCGGAGATCTGGCGCGACACCGACGGCCGGATCACCCACTTCGTCGCCGGCGTCGGCACCGGGGGGACGATCACCGGCACTGGGCGGTACCTGCGAGAGGTCTCCGACGGCGGCGTGCGCATCGTCGGTGTGGATCCCGAGGGCAGCGTCTACTCCGGCGGCACCGGACGGCCGTACCTCGTGGAGGGCGTGGGGGAGGACATCTGGCCGGGGGCGTACGACCCGCAGGTGCCGCACGAGATCGTCGCGGTGACGGATGCCGAGGCCTTCGCCATGACCCGCCGACTCGCCCGAGAAGAGGGCGTCCTCGTCGGCGGATCCAGCGGCATGGCGGTGGTCGGAGCGCTGCGCGTCGCGCAGAACCTGCCCGCGGATGCCGTGATGGTGGTGCTGCTACCCGACGGCGGGCGCGGCTACCTCGGCAAGATCTTCAATGACTCGTGGATGCGGTCCTACGGCTTCAGCGAGGTGCAGGAGGAAGAGACCGTGGCCGATGTGCTGGCCGCGCGGGACACCGTCGTCAAGCAGAAGCAGCCCACCGGCCGCAGCATCCCCGCGCTCGTGCACACGCACCCCGACGAGACCGTGCTGGAGGCGATCGGCATCATGTCGGAGTACGCCGTCTCGCAGCTGGTCGTGCTCAGTGCCGAGCCGCCGGTGATGATGGGAGAGGTGCTCGGCGCGGTCGACGAGAAGGGGCTGTTGGATCGGCTGTTCCGCGGGGAGGCGCAGCCGAGCGATCCGGTTCGCGCGCATGTCGCCGCGCCCCTTCCGCTGGTCGGCATCCACGCCACGGTCGCGCAGGCGCGCGCAGCGCTGGCCGATGCGGATGCCCTGCTCGTCACGAGCGGGGGACGCCCGCACACGGTGCTCACCCGGCAGGACCTGCTGGCCTATCTGGCCCGATGA